In Schizosaccharomyces osmophilus chromosome 2, complete sequence, the following proteins share a genomic window:
- the upf2 gene encoding nonsense-mediated decay protein Upf2, translating into MSKEELLDKLNVYLNDRQLAIQTKNGDANGFPVQKSLDSSLKKNTAFMKRCRTSLTADNYDLFIKEIKSLSLGKFVPEITLSIAEGLSKCRSVKDIQAAVKIVFFLYQRFSVSFIRPLLANLYSMLYPSPADSISGNLVKSASAVAVSETIPNKGNSINAAKTRALLRIFVEFWLHGLVRTPDDFKDLLPAVYTSGKKFRKGMLEEKAPQTPIVVLLLEDVLAAPSNFSLLPIVSSVVRSYRYELFSSYEALPGENEINQRINSVCDSHWRLQLRIQLDRYYQDLIGYIELRQHEFEEYRDRLSEQDFLENTLEGTSNKAEDFLKSIEGDIANGLSICEALNQSFPSNIKEMQDSFHKKREEVMSIQNNILNAEVLVQTGAVQLWDSEEEHRFYETFPELPNLEFVKKKSFETNGDQETKPEASTEDSQKLTKPSKSVSVKIDNLLQTLPNFMSAEQVDQAALEFLFLNTKASRNRLIKAFCNIPRTSSFLVPYYIRFARIVTPLAPEIASALVEHARGAFRRMMNRKAKHEYDTRTLIVRYVSELTKFRLMPFSYVFDCYKMCLLDFTSFDLEVLSLLLENCGRFLFRFPKSSLQITSLLEAVQKKKLAAALPAQEQLILDNALYFVNPPKTSSERVRKRPLKEEFLRYILHIRLNETNLTATIALLRKFNWKTDFEILYSTFMEVWNMKYECLNSFASLVASLYKTHPDFCIYVIDDTVDSLLTSIDSSSFGDSQKRLAQAKFLAELYCVRLLDVRSIIGILFYLLPPDKFKNILQFSPPGAISKENELFRLRMIALFLSTCGSSLVRSKTRKTMLTYLLAYQCYFLAQPEVPLDMQFEFDDVVPKVRPSMKVYKNFDEAWTALAERIQSGIDDHDQDDEEGSIVQSEKSNESENELEANDWEDNEENEDSSDDSESEEEISIDMDDPEIFNSDDEELDEERIHTDEIDEELNRMMNDSLSSRAHERGIAFDVPLPLRNTSGDASFSDLNNLLTENEENVKFTLLTKKGNKQRSQVLDVPYHSVLAQSTKSRQEEELMERKRMKEMVLNYD; encoded by the coding sequence ATGTCAAAGGAAGAACTGTTGGATAAACTTAATGTGTATTTGAACGACAGACAACTTGCTATACAGACAAAAAATGGAGATGCAAACGGATTTCCAGTCCAAAAATCATTAGATTccagtttgaaaaaaaacactgcttttatgaaaagaTGCAGAACTTCTTTAACTGCTGATAATTATGACTTATtcattaaagaaattaagTCTCTTTCGCTGGGAAAGTTTGTGCCTGAAATCACTTTGTCCATAGCTGAAGGACTTTCGAAATGCAGGTCCGTCAAGGATATCCAAGCCGCTGTGAAGATTgtgtttttcctttatcaAAGGTTTTCGGTTTCATTTATAAGACCGCTATTGGCTAATCTGTATTCTATGCTGTATCCTTCGCCTGCAGACTCGATCTCAGGAAACCTTGTTAAGTCCGCGTCCGCTGTTGCGGTATCTGAAACAATTCCTAACAAGGGGAACAGTATTAATGCTGCAAAAACAAGGGCCCTTCTGAGAATTTTCGTTGAATTCTGGCTCCATGGACTTGTTCGTACCCCCGACGATTTTAAAGATCTCCTTCCTGCTGTATATACTTCTGGGAAAAAATTCCGTAAAGGTATGCTTGAGGAGAAAGCACCTCAAACTCCAATAGTTGTTCTCTTGCTTGAAGATGTACTTGCGGCCCCctcaaatttttctttattgcCAATCGTCTCCTCAGTAGTCAGGTCATACAGGTATGAACTGTTCTCTTCTTATGAGGCATTACCTggtgaaaatgaaataaatcAACGTATCAATAGCGTTTGTGATTCTCACTGGCGACTTCAACTTCGAATCCAACTTGACCGTTATTATCAAGATTTAATTGGTTACATTGAACTTCGCCAGcatgaatttgaagaatacCGGGATCGCCTCAGCGAGCAAGATTTTTTGGAGAACACATTGGAGGGTACTTCAAATAAGGCTGAGGATTTCTTGAAGTCTATTGAAGGCGATATTGCGAATGGTCTTTCTATATGCGAAGCTTTAAACCAATCGTTTCCTTCAAACATAAAGGAAATGCAAGACTCTTTCCATAAAAAGCGAGAGGAAGTAATGAGTATACAAAATAACATACTTAATGCAGAAGTTCTGGTTCAGACAGGTGCTGTCCAACTGTGGGATTCCGAAGAAGAACATCGATTTTATGAAACATTTCCTGAACTACCGAATTTAGAGTTTgtcaagaagaaaagctttgAGACCAATGGGGATCAGGAAACAAAACCAGAAGCTTCTACAGAAGATTCTCAAAAGCTTACTAAACCATCCAAGTCTGTTAGCGTCAAGATTGATAATCTTTTGCAGACACTTCCGAATTTCATGTCAGCCGAGCAAGTCGATCAAGCTGCTTTggagtttctttttttgaatactAAGGCTTCCAGAAATCGCCTTATAAAGGCCTTTTGTAATATTCCCAGAACAAGTTCTTTTCTGGTCCCTTATTACATTCGTTTTGCTAGAATTGTGACTCCTCTCGCTCCAGAGATTGCATCTGCTCTCGTAGAGCATGCTCGTGGAGCATTCCGTCGCATGATGAATAGGAAAGCGAAACATGAGTATGATACTAGGACTTTAATAGTTCGCTACGTGTCAGAGCTTACAAAATTTCGTCTGATGCCCTTTTCTTATGTGTTTGACTGTTATAAAATGTGTCTGCTAGActttacttcttttgatCTGGAAGTTTTGTCCTTGCTTTTAGAAAACTGTGGTCGGTTCCTTTTTAGATTTCCCAAGTCTTCTCTACAAATAACTTCATTGTTAGAAGCTgttcagaaaaagaagctagCTGCTGCTCTTCCCGCCCAAGAGCAGCTAATATTGGACAATGCTTTGTATTTTGTGAATCCACCAAAGACAAGCTCTGAAAGGGTCAGGAAACGTCCCttaaaagaagagtttTTGAGATACATCTTACACATTCGTCTAAACGAAACAAATTTAACTGCTACTATAGCTTTACTTCGAAAATTCAACTGGAAAACCGATTTTGAAATACTATACTCGACATTTATGGAAGTATGGAATATGAAGTATGAGTGtttaaattcttttgcaaGCTTAGTTGcttctttatataaaacACATCCTGATTTTTGCATTTATGTCATTGATGACACGGTGGATTCACTTTTAACATCCATAGATTCTAGCAGTTTTGGCGATAGCCAGAAGCGATTGGCACAAGCAAAGTTTTTGGCTGAGCTTTATTGTGTGAGATTACTAGATGTAAGATCAATTATCGGAATTTTATTCTATCTGCTCCCCCCAGACAAGTTTAAGAATATTCTTCAGTTTTCTCCACCTGGTGCCAtaagtaaagaaaatgagTTGTTTCGACTTCGCATGATTGCACTTTTTCTGTCAACGTGTGGTTCTTCACTTGTACGATCAAAGACCAGGAAGACGATGCTGACATATTTATTGGCCTATCAATGCTATTTTCTAGCGCAACCAGAGGTTCCTTTAGATATGCAGTTCGAGTTTGATGATGTGGTTCCAAAAGTTCGCCCTAGTATGAAAGTGTATAAAAATTTCGATGAAGCATGGACTGCTTTGGCTGAAAGAATACAAAGTGGAATAGACGATCATGATcaagatgatgaagaggGTTCTATTGTTCAATCAGAAAAGTCAaatgaaagtgaaaatGAACTTGAAGCTAATGATTGGGAAGAcaacgaagaaaatgaagattcGTCGGATGACTCAGAGAGTGAAGAGGAAATCAGCATAGATATGGATGATCCTGAAATTTTTAACAGCGATGATGAAGAGTTAGACGAAGAGCGCATTCACACAGATGAAAtagatgaagaattaaatCGGATGATGAATGACAGTTTATCTTCGAGAGCTCATGAAAGGGGCATTGCTTTCGATGTTCCTCTTCCTTTAAGAAACACAAGTGGAGatgcttccttttcagATCTAAATAACTTGTTAACGgagaatgaagaaaatgtaaagTTTACACTCTTAACCAAGAAAGGCAACAAACAACGTTCTCAGGTGTTGGATGTTCCATACCATTCGGTGCTAGCTCAGTCTACCAAGTCAAgacaagaagaagaattgatgGAACGGAAACGCATGAAAGAGATGGTGCTAAACTACGACTAG
- the pth2 gene encoding mitochondrial aminoacyl-tRNA hydrolase Pth2, which produces MSLINSVKNSLTASALSYFTTGVLVGTSCGFLLGWKSAYQKFSVGDGKIITEECTSNREKGDALPGKKEDHSESEESFTEEEDSEAELAAILKGKSSLAALALAEGQTKMVLVVRTDLGMTKGKIAAQCAHAALACYKLAAATDPEMLQLWEVAGQAKITLQAQSEEQLQILQAQAMSLGLSARIVHDAGRTQIVSGSATVLGIGPGPVSVVNEVTGSLRLF; this is translated from the coding sequence ATGTCTTTGATAAACTCCGtaaaaaattctttaacTGCTTCGGCTCTTTCATACTTCACAACGGGTGTTCTTGTAGGCACTTCATGTGGTTTCCTTTTAGGATGGAAAAGTGCTTATCAAAAATTTAGTGTTGGAGatggaaaaattataaCAGAAGAATGTACCTCGAATCGCGAAAAAGGTGATGCTTTACCaggaaagaaggaagacCATAGTGAGAGTGAAGAAAGTTTcacagaagaagaagattctGAAGCAGAATTAGCTGCAAtattaaaaggaaaaagcaGCCTTGCTGCTTTGGCCTTAGCCGAGGGTCAAACTAAAATGGTGCTTGTTGTCCGTACAGATTTGGGCATGACGAAGGGAAAGATAGCTGCTCAGTGTGCCCATGCAGCTTTAGCTTGCTATAAGCTTGCAGCAGCCACGGATCCAGAGATGTTACAACTATGGGAGGTTGCTGGCCAAGCGAAGATTACATTGCAGGCACAGTCAGAAGAGCAGCTTCAAATTTTGCAAGCTCAAGCTATGTCTTTGGGACTTTCGGCTAGAATCGTTCATGATGCTGGACGTACTCAAATTGTCTCTGGGTCCGCAACCGTTCTAGGAATTGGTCCAGGTCCGGTGAGCGTAGTTAATGAAGTTACAGGCAGTCTTAGGCTGTTCTAA
- the irc6 gene encoding clathrin coat adaptor Irc6, with translation MDSKRILVIGKSKSGKVTFVKALTGTLPSGLNLTSNETSHAGLSHEYTLKNKYFQKEVGLWIDEYTNLEETLEAYASEDAKEVINAIGAIIYTFRSYEPQEWSLWNTFSENLKNPIPIVGLHMDTSSMVVPPDSPYLEYVAFFQTGKNEFGEKLGLERVLEIFDCCEWDFDSNENVSEDFVLPGKDSSMSLDDSELNALVNQVKQLRGSDLDIQERKKQAISFINSLVDERFQESDLN, from the exons ATGGATTCAAAACGAATCCTAGTCATAGGGAAGTCAAAATCTGGTAAAGTAACGTTTGTGAAAG CTTTGACGGGGACTTTGCCCAGTGGACTAAACCTGACATCAAATGAAACATCACATGCTGGCTTATCGCACGAATatacattgaaaaataagtaCTTTCAAAAGGAGGTCGGATTATGGATTGACGAATACACAAATCTGGAAGAAACACTCGAGGCATATGCTTCTGAGGACGCTAAGGAAGTAATCAATGCTATCGGTGCCATTATCTACACATTTCGCTCCTATGAACCTCAAGAATGGTCTCTTTGGAACACTTTTAGTGAGAATTTAAAGAATCCTATCCCCATTGTTGGACTTCACATGGACACTTCATCTATGGTAGTGCCTCCTGATAGCCCATACCTGGAGTATGTAGCATTTTTTCAGACAGGAAAAAATGAGTTTGGAG AAAAACTAGGACTTGAACgtgttttggaaattttcGATTGTTGCGAATGGGACTTTGATTCTAATGAGAATGTTTCGGAAGATTTTGTGTTGCCAGGTAAAGATTCTTCTATGTCACTAGATGATTCAGAGTTGAATGCTCTCGTTAATCAAGTGAAACAGCTTCGAG GGTCGGATTTAGACATAcaggaaaggaaaaagcaGGCAATATCGTTCATTAATTCCCTAGTGGACGAGAGATTTCAAGAATCAGACCTAAATTAA
- the rfp1 gene encoding SUMO-targeted ubiquitin-protein ligase subunit Rfp1 yields the protein MPLNESIDVNSNDVIDLTRTSSPSNDPPQLSGQTVIDVDAIPDDPFTATPMEERPQRGRSRRRIRRRRNLASASNPLSYLEDMVYLGPQVVSRRSSRGSRSLLEIMTRSFPELGSANSMSPSLFEMLLGRMRYDGSYFGQEANASGSNDYFSDFVPESETQSPSIEERRATYVPPKPATEGYTRNFGSETTIACPRCHEELGISKSIEKSSVWATKCGHVYCGSCSKVLKTSRRPEAKCTALGCNRYLNTKNAMWELYF from the coding sequence ATGCCCTTAAATGAATCCATAGATGTGAATTCAAATGATGTGATTGATTTAACAAGAACTTCTTCTCCCAGTAACGATCCGCCGCAATTATCTGGTCAAACAGTAATTGATGTTGACGCTATACCCGATGACCCATTCACGGCGACTCCAATGGAAGAGCGACCGCAAAGGGGACGTAGTCGGCGTCGAATTCGAAGACGTCGGAATTTGGCATCGGCATCCAACCCATTGTCTTACCTGGAAGACATGGTGTACTTAGGTCCACAAGTCGTTTCCCGGAGATCTTCCAGAGGTTCTCGCAGTCTACTTGAAATAATGACTCGCTCATTTCCCGAACTAGGGTCAGCAAATTCAATGTCTCCAtctttatttgaaatgCTTTTGGGTAGAATGAGGTACGATGGTTCTTATTTTGGTCAAGAAGCCAATGCTTCTGGTAGTAACGATTATTTCTCTGACTTTGTCCCTGAATCAGAAACTCAATCGCCTTCGATCGAAGAACGAAGGGCAACTTATGTTCCTCCGAAGCCTGCCACAGAGGGATATACGAGAAACTTTGGTTCTGAAACGACCATAGCATGCCCTCGCTGCCATGAAGAACTAGGAATTTCGAAAAGCATTGAAAAGTCAAGTGTCTGGGCTACCAAATGTGGTCATGTTTATTGTGGATCCTGCTCAAAAGTGCTAAAAACAAGTCGACGGCCGGAGGCCAAATGTACAGCATTAGGATGTAATCGTTATTTGAACACAAAAAATGCAATGTGGGAATTGTACTTTTAG
- the yos1 gene encoding ER to Golgi transport protein Yos1 produces MGLLFGFGNILYIILLLLNAVAILSEDRFLGRLGWSQNTSYGFGEPQDTIKSRILHLIRAIRTVMTFPLIAINTVVIIYNLILG; encoded by the exons ATGGGACTTCTGTTTGGATTCGGAAATATACTTTACA ttattttgcttttgttgaatgcAGTCGCCATTCTTTCTGAAGACCGCTTTTTAGGAAGAC TTGGATGGTCTCAGAACACCTCCTATGGATTCGGAGAACCCCAAGATACCATCAAAAGTAGAATTCTTCACCTAATTCGAGCAATTCGAACGGTCATGACAT TCCCATTAATTGCCATTAATACCGTCGTTATTATATACAACCTGATTTTGGGCTAA
- the dcp2 gene encoding mRNA decapping complex catalytic subunit Dcp2 — translation MSFKNATFSQVLDDLSARFILNLPAEEQSSVERLCFQIEQAHWFYEDFIRAQNDQLPSLGLRVFSARLFAHCPLLWKWSKVHEEAFDDFLRYKTRIPVRGAILLDKSLQRCLLVKGWKASSGWGFPKGKIDKDESDVDCAVREVYEETGFDLTGHINSNEYIDMTIRGQNVRLYIIPEMSLDTVFESRTRKEISKIEWHMLADLPTYKKSKTDTVKNKFYMVIPFLTPLKKWIKKRNVATKTTKEQGISVDVDADASSQLLTLLKSSTAPTATPFPISQPTEQQAVPQLPPVDIRQKILTLLNGNFEPKQPIPILPVSSLPQQPPRQVDHPWANGPSLYGFDPFAYLGLDPQNPSESFPRVAATGPPPPNVASNLQFPNSVNYPPPPPPFSGYHGPYVQNRENFSPESPEAVMPSPMDLPSPKTVYHEVFHPPTTTSIQSFKPDQMREVYDDTHPNSNIQIPPYSNHVVDPFPAVQHQQNPINNLHDEPTVNRLQNEASSRKLFDMISTPKPVQSLPAPQDGSSQKLVNILLGTSKSDMNASIQEKPETVNKPTVSTPPAEPSSHSEHLLQALLNPTALPTPSNLPSSTTKNNEPSVNQSSEAKPSPKPKSRIPRLDAKNKAKNNEATRAKNTEALKSALLGNSLQPATTASKEAVTHHENKADRSTEGLTTPGTFPGSVKILKRVPSAEVDDKNYPTVEKSSDEYFLSYLQNVVRNQRQV, via the coding sequence ATGTCCTTTAAAAACGCTACATTTTCGCAAGTGCTCGATGATCTGTCTGCACGGTTCATATTAAATTTGCCGGCTGAAGAACAAAGCAGTGTCGAAAGGCTTTGCTTTCAGATTGAACAAGCACATTGGTTTTACGAAGATTTTATTCGAGCACAGAACGATCAACTACCATCTTTAGGATTACGCGTCTTCAGTGCCAGATTATTTGCCCATTGCCCTTTATTATGGAAATGGAGTAAAGTACatgaagaagcttttgatgattttttaCGCTATAAAACACGAATTCCCGTCCGAGGAGCAATTTTGCTCGATAAATCCTTACAGCGCTGTCTTCTCGTAAAAGGATGGAAAGCCTCTTCTGGCTGGGGGTTTCCTAAAGGAAAAATCGACAAAGATGAATCAGACGTTGATTGTGCTGTTCGTGAGGTTTATGAAGAAACTGGCTTTGACTTAACAGGCCACATTAATTCTAATGAATACATCGATATGACAATCCGTGGACAAAATGTCCGTTTGTACATTATCCCAGAGATGTCTTTAGACACGGTGTTTGAATCAAGAACACGCAAAGAAATTAGCAAAATTGAATGGCATATGTTGGCTGATTTGCCTACGTACAAAAAGTCCAAAACGGATACggtaaaaaacaagttcTACATGgtcattccttttttaacTCCTCTTAAAAAGTGGATTAAGAAGCGTAATGTCGCTACCAAGACTACGAAAGAACAAGGAATTTCCGTTGATGTTGACGCCGACGCTTCTTCCCAACTTCTCACTCTTTTGAAATCATCCACGGCTCCTACCGCTACACCCTTTCCTATTTCGCAACCAACGGAACAGCAGGCTGTTCCTCAACTTCCTCCAGTTGACATCAGACAAAAAATACTTACTCTCCTCAATGGAAATTTTGAACCCAAACAGCCCATTCCAATTTTACCTGTCTCGTCTCTTCCCCAGCAACCCCCTCGTCAAGTAGATCACCCTTGGGCAAACGGGCCTTCTCTTTATGGGTTTGACCCATTTGCCTATCTAGGTTTAGACCCCCAAAACCCTTCCGAATCTTTTCCAAGAGTCGCCGCTACAGGTCCACCTCCTCCCAACGTCGCTTCCAATTTGCAATTTCCAAATTCAGTTAATTATCCTCCCCCGCCTCCACCGTTTTCGGGGTACCATGGCCCTTATGTTCAAAACAGGGAAAACTTTAGTCCCGAAAGTCCCGAAGCAGTTATGCCTTCTCCTATGGATCTTCCTTCTCCCAAAACCGTTTATCATGAAGTTTTCCATCCACCCACGACTACGTCTATTCAGAGTTTTAAGCCTGATCAGATGCGTGAAGTCTACGATGACACTCATCCAAACTCAAACATACAGATCCCTCCTTATTCGAACCATGTGGTTGATCCCTTTCCTGCTGTACAACACCAGCAAAATCCTATAAACAATTTGCATGACGAACCTACTGTAAACCGATTACAAAACGAAGCTTCTTCTAGGAAACTTTTTGATATGATATCTACTCCTAAGCCGGTTCAGTCTCTGCCAGCTCCTCAAGATGGGTCTTCTCAGAAGTTAGTCAACATTTTGTTAGGTACATCTAAGTCTGACATGAATGCTAGTATCCAAGAGAAACCTGAAACGGTTAATAAGCCTACTGTGTCCACCCCTCCTGCTGAGCCATCGTCTCACTCTGaacatcttcttcaagCATTGTTGAATCCAACAGCCTTACCGACACCTTCAAATTTGCCTTCATCAACCACTAAGAATAATGAACCTTCGGTAAATCAATCTTCGGAAGCGAAACCGTCACCAAAGCCAAAAAGCAGGATTCCTCGGTTAGATGCCAAGAACAAAGCTAAGAATAATGAAGCTACTAGAGCTAAAAATACGGAAGCTTTGAAAAGTGCTCTACTAGGAAATTCACTTCAGCCTGCGACCACTGCTTCAAAGGAGGCGGTTACCCAtcatgaaaacaaagctGATCGTTCCACTGAAGGACTTACCACACCAGGCACTTTCCCTGGCTCTGTGAAGATTCTCAAGCGAGTTCCATCTGCAGAAGTGGATGATAAAAATTACCCAACCGTTGAGAAGTCGTCTGATGAATACTTCCTTTCTTATCTGCAAAACGTAGTGAGAAATCAAAGACAAGTTTAG
- the trp2 gene encoding tryptophan synthase has protein sequence MAEQLRNTFLQARKENKNVLVTFITCGFPSVDETIDIMKGLQAGGAGVIELGVPFSDAVADGPTICKGNEVALKNNVSLTVVFDTVKRAREAGVTIPILLMGYYNPVYSYGDKNTIQKSKEVGANGFIIVDLPPEEAVGFRAECSKEGLSFIPLVAPSTTDNRLRILASIADSFIYVVSRMGSTGSSASGQINSALPEFCDRIRKYAGNTPLAVGFGVNTNEHFRYVGSVADGVVIGSKIIDVIFKAEPGKAANDVKEYCQYLTQSDTSAPPAKRFASDTAVNTAPPAAIIEPANEMYLPQTFGSFGGMFVPEALTQCLVELESAFYKAINDEKFWEEFRSYYDYMGRPSALDYAKRLTEYCGGANIWLKREDLNHGGSHKINNSIGQILIAKRLGKNRVIAETGAGQHGVATAIAAAKLGMKCTIYMGAEDCRRQSLNVFRIRLLGADVIPVTSGTKTLRDAVNEALRAWVAEIDTTHYLIGSAIGPHPFPTIVKTFQSVIGKETKAQMQEKRGKLPDAVVACVGGGSNSIGLFSPFKEDKSVQLLGCEAGGSGIGTDKHSATLSRGKIGVFHGVRTYVLQREDGQIQDTHSISAGLDYPAVGPELSELKETQRGNFIAVTDAECLEGFRALCHYEGIVPALESSHAIFGGMELAKTLSKDKDIVICVSGRGDKDVQSVAEQLPILGPQIGWDLRF, from the coding sequence ATGGCAGAACAATTGAGGAACACATTTCTACAAGCTAGAAAGGAGaacaaaaatgttttggTTACATTTATTACTTGTGGATTCCCAAGTGTGGATGAAACAATTGATATCATGAAAGGACTCCAAGCTGGAGGAGCTGGAGTTATTGAGTTGGGTGTTCCTTTCTCTGATGCAGTTGCAGATGGTCCTACCATTTGCAAAGGTAATGAAGTGGCTctaaaaaacaatgttaGTTTGACCGTTGTCTTTGATACCGTAAAGCGTGCTCGCGAAGCTGGCGTTACCATTCCTATCCTTTTAATGGGTTATTACAATCCAGTTTACTCTTACGGTGATAAGAATACCATACAAAAGTCGAAGGAAGTTGGTGCTAACGGCTTCATTATTGTTGACTTGCCTCCTGAGGAAGCTGTTGGATTTCGAGCCGAATGCAGTAAAGAAGGGCTTAGTTTTATCCCTCTTGTAGCCCCCTCTACTACTGACAATCGTTTGAGGATTTTAGCTTCTATCGCCGACTCTTTCATCTACGTCGTCTCCCGCATGGGTAGCACTGGTTCTTCTGCTAGTGGTCAAATCAACAGTGCCTTACCGGAGTTTTGCGATCGTATTCGTAAATACGCTGGAAATACCCCGTTGGCTGTTGGATTTGGTGTCAACACCAATGAGCATTTTAGATATGTTGGTAGCGTCGCTGATGGTGTCGTCATTGGCAGTAAAATCATTGATGTGATTTTCAAGGCTGAACCCGGTAAGGCTGCTAATGATGTTAAGGAATACTGTCAATATTTGACCCAAAGTGATACTTCTGCTCCTCCTGCTAAACGTTTTGCATCTGATACCGCCGTGAATACCGCCCCTCCTGCCGCAATTATTGAACCTGCAAATGAAATGTACCTCCCCCAAACGTTCGGCTCTTTTGGAGGTATGTTTGTACCAGAAGCTTTAACCCAATGTTTGGTTGAGCTTGAAAGCGCCTTCTACAAAGCCATAAATGATGAGAAGTTTTGGGAAGAGTTCCGTTCTTACTATGACTATATGGGTCGCCCCAGTGCTCTCGATTATGCTAAGCGTCTTACAGAATATTGCGGCGGTGCTAACATTTGGCTGAAGCGTGAAGATTTGAACCATGGTGGTTCTCACAAGATCAATAATTCCATTGGTCAAATTTTAATTGCCAAGCGTCTCGGCAAAAACCGTGTAATCGCTGAAACAGGTGCAGGGCAACACGGTGTTGCTACTGCCATCGCCGCTGCTAAGTTAGGCATGAAGTGCACAATTTATATGGGAGCTGAAGATTGCCGCCGTCAATCTCTTAATGTTTTCCGTATTCGCTTATTAGGTGCAGATGTTATTCCTGTCACTTCTGGTACTAAAACTCTTCGTGATGCCGTAAATGAAGCTTTAAGAGCTTGGGTTGCGGAAATTGACACTACTCACTATTTGATTGGATCCGCTATTGGACCCCATCCCTTCCCTACTATTGTTAAAACATTCCAAAGTGTAATTGGTAAGGAGACAAAGGCTCAAATGCAGGAAAAGCGTGGCAAGCTCCCTGATGCCGTCGTGGCTTGTGTCGGTGGTGGATCCAACTCAATTGGTCTATTTTCCCCTTTCAAGGAAGACAAGTCTGTACAGCTCTTGGGTTGTGAGGCTGGTGGTTCTGGTATCGGAACTGACAAGCATAGTGCGACATTGTCCAGGGGCAAAATTGGTGTATTCCATGGTGTACGTACTTATGTTTTGCAACGCGAAGATGGACAAATTCAAGATACCCATTCTATTTCTGCTGGTTTGGACTATCCCGCCGTTGGTCCTGAATTGTCTGAGCTAAAAGAAACTCAGCGTGGCAATTTCATTGCAGTTACTGATGCTGAATGTCTTGAAGGCTTCCGTGCTCTATGTCATTACGAAGGTATTGTTCCCGCTTTGGAATCTTCTCATGCTATTTTTGGTGGTATGGAATTGGCAAAGACTCTTTCCAAAGACAAGGACATCGTAATTTGTGTTTCTGGTCGTGGTGACAAAGACGTTCAAAGCGTTGCTGAGCAATTGCCTATCTTGGGACCTCAAATTGGATGGGATCTTCGCTTTTAA
- the usp101 gene encoding U1 snRNP-associated protein Usp101: MYRYIFGESPKSRNAGKMTEKLPSTVLALFAPRPPLRYLPPTDAPPEKRSTPHLSGVAKYLQLAKTYNDNYQPTETLEESRVIRKEERKLKQREKLRSMTRQWNPDDDRHVIGDPYKTMFLGRLSYNTREGDIEKELIRYGPIERIRVVRDKATGKSKGYAFAVFERERDLKAAYRAADGLVLQGRRIVIDVERGRTVKGWLPRKLGGGLGGRHYTKERPPRERGSRFRGDSGFRGGYRGFRGGPPPTGSSLSSRMSGSRSSRTAGLGYERRDSFPKRRRY, encoded by the exons ATGTATAGA TATATTTTTGGCGAAAGCC CAAAATCAAGGAATGCTGGAAAAATGACTGAAAAGTTACCATCGACGGTATTGGCATTGTTTGCTCCTAGACCTCCTTTAAGATATTTACCGCCTACAGATGCTCCGCCAGAGAAACGATCAACTCCTCACCTTTCTGGAGTCGCAAAATATTTACAACTAGCAAAGACATACAATGATAATTATCAGCCTACGGAAACTCTGGAGGAGAGTCGGGTTATCCGTAAGgaagaaaggaaattaaAACAACGTGAAAAATTGCGGTCGATGACCCGACAATGGAATCCCGATGATGACCGACATGTTATCGGTGATCCCTATAAAACCATGTTTCTAGGGAGATTAAGTTATAATACAAGGGAAGGAGACATCGAAAAAGAACTTATACGTTACGGTccaattgaaagaattcgCGTCGTTAGAGATAAAGCTACTGGAAAGTCAAAGGGATATGCATTTGCAGTATTCGAAAGAGAACGTGATCTTAAGGCTGCTTATCGAGCTGCAGATGGATTGGTATtacaaggaagaaggatTGTTATTGATGTTGAACGTGGTCGCACTGTGAAAGGTTGGTTGCCTCGAAAACTAGGAGGCGGTTTAGGTGGTAGACATTACACTAAAGAGCGCCCTCCTCGTGAACGGGGCTCAAGGTTTAGAGGAGACAGTGGTTTCCGTGGCGGTTATCGTGGTTTCCGCGGTGGTCCCCCTCCCACGGGCTCTTCGCTGTCTTCAAGGATGTCAGGATCCCGTTCTTCTCGCACAGCGGGTTTAGGTTATGAAAGACGTGACTCCTTTCCAAAGCGCAGAAGATATTAA